Genomic DNA from Pseudorasbora parva isolate DD20220531a chromosome 17, ASM2467924v1, whole genome shotgun sequence:
TCCTTGTTTTAGCCAGGGAGCTGTGCATCAACGCACCAGCTATTGGTAAGCAtcaaatatcacaaacacaAGTGGCATTGGCGTTACCCATGATGCTTTGCTGCTCACCCAAATTATGCTAATAGTGTACTGTGTGAGTATGTGGATGGATTAGTGTAGGGCTGCTTTTAATACCCAGAGGGTGTTGCGCATCTGCAAATGTAAAACCTGAATTGATTGCTGGATTGATTTGTGTACTGTGTGATTGTTAGTTGCTTTCAAGAAGCAATACAAGGCAAACTTTTGTTATCTTTTACTTACACTTATGTCatcccaaacctgtatgactgtgttgtgtttttgtgttgctgttttgttttctttggcCCAAATAATCAGTGTGGTCCAATGTTGTTTTGGATCATATTGACTTTCATTATATGGGCACAAAAAAACCCTGATGAAACATTCTTTAAAGGGGTcaaataatgccatttttgtgcAATTTAATATGATTcattagtgtctaaatgaaaactttgtaatatatttaattaaaaaattctcattagtatttagactttaaatgataatgagctttgctcacctgcccctctgttctgtggggcgGTTTCACACTAGACACGTGGAGTGTTACCTTGACAACAGATGAGGGTATattttggagagaaaaaaatgtcAACGGGAGTCTCTGAGGAAACATCTGTGCAGTGTGCAATCATATTTGAACTGTAGTTGGACCCAAAAACAAGATGATGGCCCCAACGAAATTCGTCAATTAAGGCTCgagcaggacgtttctgaatggttggttaacgtaaTGTCCCTATCTCTGTATGTACCGGCAGGGTAACGTTAGCGTAGTGAGATATGAATGCTATGTGTATACTGATGTATacattagttcattgacagattgatgttacagctaatgccattaaaaacttttttatctgtaaatgtaggcttgtcAGTGATGTGTAAAGTTATCTATGCAGTGTAATAACCGTTACAAcacgatttttttttacagtaacagacaccattataaaccatctacaaaaGTAAGCTTAGAGTAGTGTTACCATGTTAAATTTATcaccagcgtacacagtttgtaatgacacaataaccataatgcgttgttcattataaacgtgggattattaattatattgagaacatcATGCATAGAAAGCATGCTATAATGtaacttaccctgtaaactttagccgCATTTATCGTGAAGCATGCAAGCAATTAAAACGTTGCGCTCACTTCTTCTGAAGGTGCAGTAGGAACAAGAATAGCTGGTACTGATCCTtttttcaggagcagcttcttagcaaaacctgctgTATACTGACCCTtgtttataaagcagtctggtgagaaatgctttgCGGCGTAAACATAAAAGCGTTGACATTGAGCGGGGGGAATATTCGAAAAATAAAACTCAGCCACTTCCGCTGAGACTTCAGCGGTTTGGCTTTAGGaatcaaaatgactgctgtgttcattattacaaccaagaacagaacaccacaattgcttagacgccattctgctccagcgtatcaACAATGGCAGGCTATGAGGAcagctcgctcagggcgggtctgtgTTGAAACGTTGCTGTCAGTTAACAATCGTGGGAGGGGCGTCCGATAGTGTGACGTCACACAGTCGAACGGGTAGATTTGAGACaggggaaaacatataaggagaaaaaaaaaacactggatggatttttatcattataggatggttgtgtataGGCACTGCCAATAGACGTTTCCgtacaatcaacttgtaaaagtgcatgtaccattatatgacccctttaaaatatcatcttttgtgttctgcagaaggAAAGTATTAAGTcacaggtttggaataacatgagggtgagtaaatgttctttttttgtgtggttGATCTCTTTAGGGGATCTCATTTGacccagattaaaacataactgTGCTTTAGACAAAAGAAAGGAAATGctgtttgatgaatagaaaccAATGTTTTATGATTTTTCAGGTCACTCAGCATCAAGCTGTCAACAAATAACCATTAAACAACAAGACAGTGGAAAAAGCTGTCTAGTTTCAAGTGCAAACTGCCCCACTGTACACAGGCAGATTATGAATAATTAGAAAGAAAATATGCTTAAATTAAATTGTGTGCTAAGACAATATgctaaaagaaataaatacaaatttaatTATATGCGagacataaaaaaaatcagatcaGAGGGCATTGTTTGTCCTCCTTTAGGAGTGCCTCGAAGCTATTGAATGAAGGCAATTATTTGAGAGGGAAAATCCCCCTGCTGTTCATTAATGGATCAGTCAGAGTACTCATGCATAAAATATCAGCTCCGGAATCTGGCCCCCCTGCACCCCTGTCCCGTTAGTACTGTCAGAGGAACACTGAAACTGGAAGGTGACTTTCCCACACTGGACTTCTGTCATTCCTTCCTGTCCAAAATAACTTAGCTCACTCCCATCAAGAACGGCGCTAACGGTGTAGAACGCATCCTGCTCCACCTGTACCGGGTGCTCGAACCACACAGGGAACGTTGAGCTAGAACCGTCCGACACAAATTTGGTCAGGTTTTGTGCCAAAAGCACTCCCTGTCTCTTTAGTTCAATTCTGACGCTATATTCCGCCTTCCCTCCACTGGAGCCGTACAGACCAAGTCCAGCGATAAACACTCGCTTGTCCACGGCGAACTGAATACTGTCGCAGCGTCCGCGGTAGCGCCACTGGTTGCTTCTGTAGGCAGATGACTGGAACCGGTGACAGCGTTGCGACGCCAACCCCTTTCTGGTGGCAACTGGGAATCCCAGTGAAGGTTTCGTGGCAGCCGTGTACCAGAGAAAGATGTTGTGCGTTTCCTCAAGGGTTAAAATGTTTGACTGCGCGGCTCCGTCCGCAAATTCCTGCAGTGTCATTGAAGGCAAGCGCACAAGGTGCAACGCCTTTCCCAGCACGGAGCGCTGGTTCTGTGTTGTGAGGCTCAAGCCTCGTCTCCGACACTCTGCATCGGCCCATCCCAGGACAGCCTGGAACACCACCGCCTCCTTCACATTCAGCGTTTCCCTGCGCAAGATGCTTTCCAGTGTGGGCAGATCAATTTCAGAGAAACCTTCGGAGCGCAGCGCAAGCTCTGCTTGGGCGTCGATCACTTCCCAGCACCTCTGAGTAAGCTCTGGCTCTTCAAACAGATGACTCTGAGATAGCAGCACGCACGCATTTCGCGCCTCCAGGCTCGTCTCGAGGAAACCCACACATGCGCGAGCCAGCGCAGACACCAGGTATTTTTTGGCAGCGTAGAGCGTAGCCAGAACTGTGTCGGCCGACAGCTCTATCTCATCACTGTACATGTATCTGATAAAGAAGAGGTAGACAGATTGGGGTAAACTTTAAAGTCTGCATGAAACGGAAGTTGCTATTGTCTTTTCTCTCTATTGTGACACACATCTGAGTAAAATGGCTTCTCgaatgacaaaaaaatgtaGGGCGGGACTTGATTATGTCCATCGGGAATTGATTAGATTGTTAAATCATTATTGTTTGTTGCTGCGATCTCTTCTGAGTGACAGGTTGTTCTGCTCTCGTGTCAGTAAACACGTCAATATAgaagaaattttgttttaagggggaggggaagttattttgattaaagattacgagGGCACATCAGTTAAAAAATATAAGGATGTCTACTTTATAATATACACAGCAATATTCCATAAcaaattgtccattttgaggACAGAGATGTCCTTCCATACAAAGAGAATAAAACAGCTAGTTCATACTTAACCAAACTGATCTGTTTAACATGAACTTTTTATTGCATCGCTACTGCTTTAAATAGTGACTTCCAACTTTCCCAGGGAAAAAGTACATCATTCGCATTCATGCTCCAATAAACGATCTCTAATAGCGCTGAAATAAGAGGGTGACTCTTAAACCAAGACACCACTGTCGGGTGAACCCATCTGTGCTGCTTGGCATGAAAGCTGAGTCGCCCTGTTATTAATGCCGGATGTGATTAGTGAGTGAGTCTTACTTGAGCAGGATGAGAAACGCAGCGGGTTCCACATCTGGAATATGGATATCTGAGTCTCCTTCAGCGAGATCCCCGTAAAACATGGCACAGAAAACGGAGCTCCCCACCGCCAGCACATACTGAGAAAGGGAGAGGACAATCCGTCAGTGATTTATCTAGTCTTCCCAAGCGTTTCCTGCATGTCTCCCTTATCTGACACCTATTTCCGGTCTACTGATAAGCTGTTGGGTCAAATCAGGCTTGTTCAATTTGGGAAGACATCCAAAATATGTTATTGTAGCCGGGGAGGAGATGGGTTAGGGgagaggtgtgtgtttgtggactCACCTTGTGGGCCGGGACCCTTTCCGATTCGCCAGGTGAACCAACAATGAAATGAACATCTGCCATATGTTCATTATTGAACATTAGTGCATTTCtgcataaagtaaaaaataaatacatttagccTTGGTgttattaaaatcaaatgtgtgtgtgtgtgtgtatgcatgtatgtacatgccacttttttaaaaatttaattaatactatacaaatgtaataaaactaatttaatgcatgtttttcattaagTATCAGTTGATTTAATGGCTTGCCTTTCTCGTAATGTCGGGTGCGCGGAGTGCCAGCTGGGAATCTCcacgttgttgttgttgatattTTGCTCTGTGGTCGGTGTGGTGGCGACGGACGCGGTGATCTGCGCGACCGGCTCTACGCTCTTCTTCTCGGGCAGACTCAGCATCACGGTCCCGTTCTTCTGCATTGTGGCGTGATCGTTCACGGGGTATAATTCCGCTGCCATCCTTTTCttcagggaaagagttaagataTTATAGCACACAGAAAGCCTGCCGGGGTGCTTGCTTGCCCGTTTCAACTTCTTTAACGTTTCGGGAAGCAAGAGTAAAAAAGTCACGCATTTCATGATCCGGCCATGATGGGACAGCCTGCATTCCGGCGCAGCGGGCATcagaacaaaaaaactaaacaaaagtttttgttatgtagaaagaaagaaaaatcaaCTAAAACAGTGGTCCGTGTTATTCCTGAATAATATCGCGtaatttaaatgaaaacaaaaaccgCTCCACTGTCCTTAAACGGTCACATAAATATTTGAGATTTCAAGGATTATTTCATAGATGTGCCATCCTTTTTCCCCTAATCACATACTCTCTCCCATCCCACACCGAAAATCCAATCCAAATCGTGCTAAAATCACTTGGGACTCGAAACAAAtattggagagaaaaaaaatgtctctAGTCTTAAATAATGGTCAGGTGGACGGTGGACCTTTCCTCCGCTGTGTCCGCACGGAATAATGAAGTTTGAGTTTATTTTGagctctctcctctctctcgtCTGACGTCAGCAGTGGAGGGTTGTCTCTCCTGTAAATTCTGTGTTGCCATGTCTGGGTATTATAAGTCACTCATGtctggaatttttttttcacattcatGTGTTGTTTTTGAGATTagttgtagtgtgtgtgtgtgtgtgtgtgtgtgtgtgtgtgtgtgtgtgtgtgtgtgtgtgtgtgtgtgtgtgtgtatatatataaacaattctaattcacacacacacacacacacacactatatatatatatatatatatatatatattgtgtgtgtgaattagtatttttttctaaaaggataatatttattgaaagaAATATACTAAACAGATTGCTAGTTTTTCTTGAGGGATCTGGCAACCTTGCGTATGGCTCCGAGTCTCTATGGACTCACTGTGCAGTGATAATGATTTTTAATTCTTCAAATGTAATCTACTACAAATGCATGTTTATAACTTTACAATGTTAACGATCTTATAACGTCTCTTTTAACGATTCGAATCAAGAAAAGGTAGTTTTGCGCATCACATTTAAGATCGTCAGCTGTCATTTCGTTCGTCAATAATATGTTTTGACCTTTTCACTCACGATGCAACTTGGCTCTAACACTAAATGcataacctttattaaaatgcaATATATATTACAATGCTCAGCGATAAATTGTGACTCGCGCGCTGCAGATTCTGTAGGTCACACTTAACTGGTCTACTAAGCAAACGGTAAAAGATTTTGCGTATTCTCACCTCAATTTCTGTATTTGATGCGTTGGTTTGTTTTCATCACACAGCTGAGATTGTACACTCGACTCACAGCGATGTCAAAAGTTTTACTCCGGGTCGTGATAGAGTCAGAAACCGGACGAGGGCTGTACTTGTGGAAATACTGTAGTGCGTGCGACTGCTACCCGTTTTCCCAATAAAGTCCTCGCGCAGAATGATgcttctctctccctcccccGGTCTCTTCTTTTTCCCACAGACAGCACAGACGGATCTAAGCGGCTTATCTGAACACATGTTATGTAGTGGGGATTAGATCAGAGTTTTCCCAATCTTTCTTGATTTTATGTACCCACACATTTCCATCAGTAAGGCTCGTACGTACCTTTTCATCAACATTAAGCCAGAAACGTATTTATTATTTCTtactaaatgtgtgtgtttgcgtaatATAATTGGTGAAAATAGATCCAAACATGTTGCCCCCACTCAAACTgaagcattttatttaatgtgtgGTTTAAAAACTGCATTTAGATTGGTATGGATTTGATTGACTGAGGCGTTTGATAGGTAGAAAAACTAGGAAAATTCCTGTATTGTTGTGTAGAAGAGTGAGATATGAGTACATTCACCCTCCTCTTGGAGTCCTAACTTTTATACAAAtctgatatttatttatttaaatgtacagctctagtcattttaatgttatttctgtttaatagtttaaaaaaaatcaaaatcacCCCCACAGAGCCTGATTAAGTACCCCCCGCAGTACACACATCGTTGATTGGGAATCATTGGATTAAATGGAAGATTTGCTTATACTTTGTTAGAGCAAGAAGACTTCTGATTTTTCCACACATCATCTTTTAAACGCATTATTGGAAAACTGTGAGAAAATTGGAAAAGTCCCTCAACCTGTCATGTTTCTCCTGCCATTAAATCAGTTTTGATGGTGTGAGAAACGTCTTATGTCAATGGCTAAAGCTTAATAATGGATATTCTCGTTACGCGTATTACAGTATTTTATGATATTTGTTGCATTATTATAGCTAATGAAACTCAATGTTATTAAAAGCCTTCGAACTGAACACTCATCAGTGGTTATGAGCCACGGTGTTGGCATTATCTTGTACAAACCCTCACACGGCACTCATTAGCAGCTTTAAACATTAGATATGACACGGATCGTTGTTGAGCTGAAAAAGCAACAGTGTTTGAGAATGTCTAGAAGATAGACCTATAGCTTTGTAACTTAAGAGTTTTTTTCCCCCGGACAGATCCGTGTCTTTACATCCCGCGTTTTGCGCAAATGCTGGAATTTGGAGAGAAGAGCCACGAGGTTTCGATGACGGCACTGCGTCTCCTGCAGAGGATGAAGAGAGACTGGATGCACACGGGACGAAGACCTTCAGGCCTCTGCGGAGCAGGTAACCATGGCAACCCTCCCCTAACGGTGCGACCTCTTTAATGATGTGAGCTAGTGAAGGGTTGCTTTGTTACATTATACATACACCATCATTTAGACATCCACAGTTGGAATGCGCGCACTAGAAACCCCTTCCAGAATTGAAAGTTTTCTGTCtgtcacagaaaacattttaagaTATACAGTTTTTCAGTCAAAATCTGTAATTAGATCAGGTCATTCATTTGAAGCAGTTCCCAAATCACCATTCGGACTTGGATCAAAGTAAATGTGGGAAGGCTAACTCTTTTTCTGAGGCCTGATATTTCTTGGCACTGTAAATTGCCTCAGAGATTAAGTGCAGTTAAATTCTAATGCCTGTTCatcaatgtcatttttattttcttgcaCTTTCAGTCTTGTGTAAACTTTACACAGGCTGTTAAGTTTGAGTTTCGGTAATTAAGTTTTGAGAATAACTGATGACTCCTGCCTCTCAGCATGATTTTCTCTAACAACCCCCCACCACCCCACCCATTCGCTGCATAACCTGAATAATGAATCTCACATTAATCTTTCAGGAGCAGTGCTGAGAAAAGAGGAAGCAGAGCCTAAAAGAGTTTGTTTCGCTGTGAGAGATCAGAGACTTTAGAAAGAAAGGCAGATTGACAGAGAGACTGAAAGCATGTGAAAAAGCACCAGAATGAAGATAAACTGAGAGGCAGAGAGGACTGCTGAGTGTGATGAATGCCTCAAGCTTGTTGAATAGTCCTCATCTAGTAGCTGAAACACAGATTGATTTGATATCCTGCTGGATTAAACAGCAGAGGAGGAAaactgcagtttttttttttttaagcaacaTGAACCGGAGCCCAAGTTAGTGGTCAGTTATAGCTCGGTTCCACCGAGTAATACAGTACAGTATGATTCTTGATGGTAAACCCTGATCCCGTTTTTACCGCTAACAGTACCCTTACTTAATAGGGGTGATGTATGCTGGAAAGTAGCGATCAACGTCATTATTGCGTGAAGAAGAAAGCTAGACAGTAAACAACAATGGAGGACACTTCTCAGGATGGGGCTGTTTCTAACAAGAAAAGCGGTTCCACCGAGTTCACCGACAAGCTTTTATTGTGTTTCAactgtatattaaaaaatgtgttgtCATTCCCCTTGAAGCATGCACAAGTGACGATTCTCTGTCAACTAATCAGCGTTCTTCTGCAGTGAGTCTAGCTCCACCCTTTAGGTACAGGACTTCTGTAGG
This window encodes:
- the btbd6a gene encoding BTB/POZ domain-containing protein 6-A isoform X2 → MAAELYPVNDHATMQKNGTVMLSLPEKKSVEPVAQITASVATTPTTEQNINNNNVEIPSWHSAHPTLRERNALMFNNEHMADVHFIVGSPGESERVPAHKYVLAVGSSVFCAMFYGDLAEGDSDIHIPDVEPAAFLILLKYMYSDEIELSADTVLATLYAAKKYLVSALARACVGFLETSLEARNACVLLSQSHLFEEPELTQRCWEVIDAQAELALRSEGFSEIDLPTLESILRRETLNVKEAVVFQAVLGWADAECRRRGLSLTTQNQRSVLGKALHLVRLPSMTLQEFADGAAQSNILTLEETHNIFLWYTAATKPSLGFPVATRKGLASQRCHRFQSSAYRSNQWRYRGRCDSIQFAVDKRVFIAGLGLYGSSGGKAEYSVRIELKRQGVLLAQNLTKFVSDGSSSTFPVWFEHPVQVEQDAFYTVSAVLDGSELSYFGQEGMTEVQCGKVTFQFQCSSDSTNGTGVQGGQIPELIFYA
- the btbd6a gene encoding BTB/POZ domain-containing protein 6-A isoform X1 — protein: MPAAPECRLSHHGRIMKCVTFLLLLPETLKKLKRASKHPGRLSVCYNILTLSLKKRMAAELYPVNDHATMQKNGTVMLSLPEKKSVEPVAQITASVATTPTTEQNINNNNVEIPSWHSAHPTLRERNALMFNNEHMADVHFIVGSPGESERVPAHKYVLAVGSSVFCAMFYGDLAEGDSDIHIPDVEPAAFLILLKYMYSDEIELSADTVLATLYAAKKYLVSALARACVGFLETSLEARNACVLLSQSHLFEEPELTQRCWEVIDAQAELALRSEGFSEIDLPTLESILRRETLNVKEAVVFQAVLGWADAECRRRGLSLTTQNQRSVLGKALHLVRLPSMTLQEFADGAAQSNILTLEETHNIFLWYTAATKPSLGFPVATRKGLASQRCHRFQSSAYRSNQWRYRGRCDSIQFAVDKRVFIAGLGLYGSSGGKAEYSVRIELKRQGVLLAQNLTKFVSDGSSSTFPVWFEHPVQVEQDAFYTVSAVLDGSELSYFGQEGMTEVQCGKVTFQFQCSSDSTNGTGVQGGQIPELIFYA